The nucleotide sequence TGCTGCGCTTGTTCTGCGTGCGAAGCCTGCTATCAAATTCGTAATTCCAGTCGCCCCTTTGTTGCGTATTGAGATTGAAAAGGCCGCCCAAGCCTGCGGGATGTTGGAACACGTGCTTTTGGTGGATGGTCAGTCCCACACCGTGCTTGCAGCGTGCGATGTCACGCTGATTGCAAGCGGCACGGCAACCTTAGAGGCCGCGTTGTTCAAGCGCCCCATGGTCATCGCATACCACATGAGTTGGTTGTCGTGGCAAATCATGCGGCGCAAGCGACTGCAACCGTGGGTGGGTTTGCCCAATATCCTGTGCGGAGAGTTCGTAGTGCCCGAGTACTTGCAAGACGCAGCAACTCCTCAAGCGCTGGCTAGCGCTGTTCTTGGGTGGTTGCAGGCCGAGCCCGCCACTACCAAGCGCCTAAGGGCGCTTAACCAAAAATTTACTGCAATGCACACTGAACTGCGGCGTGATACCGCTCAGTTAGCTGCCCATGCCATTCAGCAAGTCCTCCAGAGCTAAACCACGTATGGCAAGCCTTAATTCTCCGCGCCAAACCAGTCTAGTTTGGACTGCGCCTGGACTTATTGCCGGGGTAGACGAAGCTGGGCGCGGGCCATTGGCGGGGCCTGTGGTGGCCGCTGCCGTCATCCTGGATGAAATGAATCCTATAGCGGGCTTGGCAGATTCCAAGGTCTTAAGCGCCGCACGGCGTGAGGCGTTGTTTGACGAAATTCGTGCCAAGGCGCTGTGCTGCGCCATAGCAGAGGCGAGCGTTGAAGAGATAGAGCGACTCAACATTTTGCAGGCCACTATGCTCGCTATGCGTAGAGCCGTAGAAGGCCTGCGCCTCAAACCAGCAAAGGTCTTGGTAGACGGAAATCGCATCCCAGTATTGGGCGTGTTGGCTGAAGCGGTGGTCAAAGGGGATGCATTCATTTCAGCGATCTCTGCTGCATCTATCTTGGCTAAGGTACACCGTGACCGATGGTGTGAAGAGGTCGATCACCTCTACCCTGAGTATGGTTTTGCAAAGCACAAGGGGTATGGCACTGCGCAGCATTTGGCAGCATTGCGTTTTCACGGTGCCTGTCCCCAGCATAGAAAGACTTTCCGTCCCGTAGCGGAGGTGTTGGTATGAACGCCCCTTCGATGCTGCGTATTAGCTCTAGAGATAACGCCTTGATCAAGGACTTGCGGCGTTTGTCCCAAGAAAATGGGGCGTATCGAAAGCAGCAGCGCTATTGGGCAGAGGGAGACCATTTGTGTCGCGCGGCCTTGGTCAGGGGTATGCGTCCCGATATAGCTGTATTCGCCGAGTCGTTTCTATCGGCTGCGCGCACAGAATATGTGCAGGCCGCTACAAAAAACATAGTAGTTCCGGATGCACTTTTTCATGAGATCAGCGGCCTAGAGTCGCCAGCGAGCATGGGATATGTGTTTGCGTTACCTCGTGACCAAGGTCTGAAACCTGGTGTTGCCACCGTGATTCTTGACCGGGTTCAAGATGCCGGCAACGTTGGGTCTATATTGCGCAGCGCTTCAGCGTTTGGGGTTGAGCAAGTGCTAGCGCTAAAGGGTACAGCGGCGCTATGGGGTTCCAAGGTTTTACGTGCCGGTATGGGTGCGCACTGGGGTTTGCGGCTGTTCGAGGGATTTACCTTTGCCAACCTGGATGGCTTGGACCTGCCCATCGTGGTTACGAGCTCACACAGAGGGGAGTTTCTCCATGTGGCTCAGTATACGAACCAGCTGCCAAATCCATGCGCGTGGGTCTTTGGGCATGAAGGGCAGGGGGTTTGCACGGAGTTGGAAGCGATGGCACGCGTGCATATTCGTATCGCTCAACCAGGGGGGGAAGAGTCTCTCAATGTGGGAGCCGCCGCTGCTATTTGCCTTCATGCAAGTGCATCTCAAGCACCCAGTGTGAGGGCTTAGTAGTTCAGGTGCGGCTGGGTTTCCTTATGCCGCTTCATTTGCCTCGGCTATAATGGGGCGCTTCACCGCATCCTGTACGTCTAGCGCCTCAAAAAGCACCTCCCTTCACAAAAGCAAGCCAAGAGTTGATTCTTGAGCGCGTTTGGGCGTACCCGAAAACCCCATCCGGAGAAACCAGTGCTTTTGTCTTTAAAGGGAACTACCCCACCCGCCATCTTGGCGCTCGCAGACGGCACGGTCTATATTGGCAATTCCATAGGAGCCGCAGGCTCTACTGTCGGGGAGGTGGTATTCAACACTTCCATGACGGGCTATCAGGAAATCTTGACTGACCCCAGTTACTGCCAACAGATCGTCACACTCACCTATCCCCACATCGGCAACTATGGCGTCAATGCTGAAGATGTCGAGTCCAACAAGGTTTACGCCGCGGGATTGATCATCAAAAATCTGCCCTTGGTTGCATCCAACTTCCGACAGACCCAGTCGCTCAGCGAGTACTTGCAAGAGCAAGGCAGCGTTGCTATCGCCAACATTGACACACGCCAGTTGACACGTCAACTCAGAACCCACGGTGCCCAAAATGGCTGCATCTTGGCGCTTGCCCCAGGGGAGGTGATTACTGCTGCTGTCGTTGAAAAAGCCGTAAGTGCCGCTAAAGCTGCTCCGGCTATGGCGGGTTTAGATTTGGCCAAGGTGGTTAGCTCTAGTGCAAGCTATAGCTGGACCGAAACCGAGTGGACTTTGGGGGAGGGCTATGGTGCGCAACTTGCCCCCACATTCCACGTGGTCGCGTATGACTTCGGTGTCAAGAAAAATATCTTGCGCATGCTGGCACAGCGGGGCTGCAAAGTTACCGTGGTACCCGCGCAGACACCCGCTGCGGAAGT is from Rhodoferax aquaticus and encodes:
- the rnhB gene encoding ribonuclease HII, with product MASLNSPRQTSLVWTAPGLIAGVDEAGRGPLAGPVVAAAVILDEMNPIAGLADSKVLSAARREALFDEIRAKALCCAIAEASVEEIERLNILQATMLAMRRAVEGLRLKPAKVLVDGNRIPVLGVLAEAVVKGDAFISAISAASILAKVHRDRWCEEVDHLYPEYGFAKHKGYGTAQHLAALRFHGACPQHRKTFRPVAEVLV
- the carA gene encoding glutamine-hydrolyzing carbamoyl-phosphate synthase small subunit; the encoded protein is MLLSLKGTTPPAILALADGTVYIGNSIGAAGSTVGEVVFNTSMTGYQEILTDPSYCQQIVTLTYPHIGNYGVNAEDVESNKVYAAGLIIKNLPLVASNFRQTQSLSEYLQEQGSVAIANIDTRQLTRQLRTHGAQNGCILALAPGEVITAAVVEKAVSAAKAAPAMAGLDLAKVVSSSASYSWTETEWTLGEGYGAQLAPTFHVVAYDFGVKKNILRMLAQRGCKVTVVPAQTPAAEVLKHQPDGIFLSNGPGDPEPCDYAIAAARELIDSGTPTFGICLGHQIMALASGAKTFKMKFGHHGANHPVKDLDSGRVSITSQNHGFAVDEKSLPSNLRATHVSLFDNTLQGLERTDKPAFCFQGHPEASPGPQDIGYLFDRFIREMETVRGAKA
- a CDS encoding TrmH family RNA methyltransferase, giving the protein MNAPSMLRISSRDNALIKDLRRLSQENGAYRKQQRYWAEGDHLCRAALVRGMRPDIAVFAESFLSAARTEYVQAATKNIVVPDALFHEISGLESPASMGYVFALPRDQGLKPGVATVILDRVQDAGNVGSILRSASAFGVEQVLALKGTAALWGSKVLRAGMGAHWGLRLFEGFTFANLDGLDLPIVVTSSHRGEFLHVAQYTNQLPNPCAWVFGHEGQGVCTELEAMARVHIRIAQPGGEESLNVGAAAAICLHASASQAPSVRA